A window of Salvia splendens isolate huo1 chromosome 8, SspV2, whole genome shotgun sequence genomic DNA:
TAGATAGATGATAGTTAGAAATCAAACAATAAAAGAGAATTCACTTTCTCCAAGAAACTCTTCTTTCTTAATTAATGTGTATTCTCTGTGTGTGAGTGTTCATACCGAGTGTGTGTGAGTTACTGAAGAGTGGGTGAGTCTTGTGTACTAAGTTAACAGATATGATATAGGTAACTAAATATATTTGTAAAATTCTAAGGTGTCGTaaaataattctttagtttaatatttctttgttttcaaatgATTGGCTCATGTTATTCATTTGGTAGTTATTGTGCTTCACTAATTTAATGGATTTGTCATTTTATAATCTTCGCAGTTTAAATTCAATTAAGAAACTAGTATTTGTCCTTTTCCACTAAAGAACTCATGtttccattttaaaaaattggaaaaataatataaatattatataatctATCTCAatttgaaacacaaaataaGAAGATCCAAAATAGTGAACTAAGAACTAGCAGCTAGTCCACCCGCTAGTACACTATTGCGACCGACTAGTAGTTGACGTACTAGCACAACGAATGACCTCTCATAAGTCGGATATAGCACTAGTCCACTATTTGTGGGCTCCCAATGTACTAGCGCACGGACTAgggatttgtttttctttcaatGACATTCTAGCACAACGAACAACCTCTCGTAAGTCACATATAGCGCTTGTTTTTCTTCAATGACATACTAGCACAACGAACAACCTCTGAAAGTCACATATAGCGCTAGTCCGTTATTTGTGGACTCCCAATGGACTAGCGCACGGACTAGgggatttttttcttttaaaactctatatatactaCTCATTGCAGTTCATTTTCATTTACACTACTTGTATTAACAATTATATATACATTTCGTTTTCATTGAattgtacttttaaatttttttattttgattatgtatatatattttaatttatataaaaaggtTGCATTTTCTAGTTAAGATGTGTTTTTAGCTAGTCCAATCACTAATAGGACTAGATAGTCCAAAAGgcatttctaattttgaaaactctgtCGTCAATTAATACAGCAGCGACTATCtcttataaattaaatattcaacaaTATTTCTCTATATTTGATACTTAAACTTACCTTTTCTCTATGCAAacacataaatacataaatcaacTTCCGACTATAAAACAAGAAATGTTTCATCTTAAGCTAGGGCAGAGAGAGGAGTACTTTAGTAATGTAGTTCACCAACGTCCAAATGAACCATAAAAGAATATCACCGGATAGCGAGGAGAACTTATTTTTGTAGCTTCACACAATGAAAAATGACACACACAAGTGTGACAATATACAAAATCAAGTAAAgcacaaatataaaaaattagtcTTAGAACAGAAAAAAATGGCTCAGTCCCTTAGATGTTCAATAATCGCGATCATATCCGCAATCATTACAGGTCTGTGTAAATGTACAAGTGCTCATCATCGCCATTTACAATTTTAACAAAACTCAATTGAAAATAGGAAATATAGCTGTCCCGTTGATCTCCAACCACAACCCAACAAGCGGTGAGAGTAATAAAAACAGGGCAACACAACCAATATCGCTTCTAGGGAACGAGTTGATTGGATACTGAGATCAAATCCAACAACCAGATAGCGAAGCCAGCATAGAAAAGGgggtttatttaaaaaaaagacatgTTCTTGAGCTTACTAGACCAGCTTCAAAGAATAAATCAGCAAGTCTGAAGAGCAAAAGGTAATTGTATGAGCAGATTAACACCTTACTTCTCATTCTTCTTTAAGCACAAGTAGGTTGCCTGAATTTCCACTCAAAAGTGAAAAAAGAAACAAGATTGGTAAAATTGTGGCCTCATTGAGAAGATTATAGTGTCTACAGAGATATTCGGACATATGCTTGTCTTTATAAGAATTTAATCACAGgccaataaataaatatcacAGGGATTCAATCGGAATTGAATTAAGAAATTGGTAAAAGGTCATCAGATAGGAGCGaaagactaaaagagtatttaATCACGAATTAGTCATTTGAACTATGCATCTAATCATCACTTGACCAGTAAGAGAGAGCAGTTTATGAAAactaaattcaaaaaaatagaattggGAGAAAAAAAGCCTCAGAAGGAAGGCAGTAGTGTGTTCGTAATCAATGAATACTCATTAACAAATTCCACTAAAATCATCATCGGCAAAACTATTTCAGAAATATTAAGGCGGAATACTTAGATCTGAACAGAAAttggacgaaaatgaaaatagaaatgGAAGGACTCAGTTTATGGGTGGTGATATAGCAGTATGGTCGGCAAGGCAAGCAATATGCCATTACGACGAACGAGACCTATCACAATTCATCATTGCCCTTCAAATCAATACTCAAAAACTATGAAATCAAAGGCAGCAATTGCCGATCAAACCAATATTCAGAAACTATAGAACCAGAGGCAACCAGAAGTGTTGTTGTGCAGCGGCAATGCAAAATGAAGGGAGAAGAGTGGGCTACTTAAAGGGAAGGGAGGTGatcgaattagggtttttgtTAGAAATAGGGTTGCGGCGTCACTTATTTTGTGGAGTGAATTTATAACAGGTCAAcatttttattctcttttttataaAAGATAAATTGATTCCTAAAATTATATGCTTTGcctaaaatttgatattatttcctataaactttgaaattgatagtatataatatcacaaactttacacaTTGTTTGGTATTTTTCACGGCATGTCTATTACTCCCCCGTCCCGGattactcgcacatttccttttcggcacggagattaaggaatgagtgtatagcaaagtcaacaattgcggttgtaggtgataatttttactaaaaatggaaagagtgcaaataacttgggacgcccagaaaggaaataagtgcaagtagtccgggacggagggagtactatatttgactaacttacaagacttttttttatcatacttgacacaattaaatcaacgtGGTTTTCAACGTGATTTTTTATCCTAAAGTTATGAATTTAAAAAgtgatttaaaatatcataaaaagtATCATGGTTGCTTacataaaataagattttgatgaatatatcttatttgagtgagtttggaaaataccaaataaaatgcaaaatttgtgatattatagaccaatttcaaagttcatgggaaataccaaattttagtcAAAGTTCATGGTTTTAAAGACCAATATCGCTTTATAAAAGTATACCTTTTTTtgcttttatttctttaattttttttattattatataattgtaATAAACTCTTCAAACAAAACGAAACAAAATGAATCGCTCATTAACTAAATTATTTGTAAGTTTATTACTCTCTCGTTCCCTTAAATTTgatcacatttttccatttttaacggtctcacaaaatttgttatatttcattttttactatttttagtaatggaacTCTTAGTCCACTAACTTACtcaaactcatattttattataaaactaataaataaaagtatgaCACACTCTCCGTTaacttttttcaactcacttttcatcatttcttaaaactcgtacccggTCAAAATGTGACACACAGACGAAGTAAGAGATAAAATATTGTAGAAGAGACTTTCCTttatattattctttctcttagtttattttatctcaactttaactatttattatcttTTCTTCAAAACACGTGCGAAAAAATGAGTCATCTTAACTGGGACGGGGAATAATCCTCCTCTCAAATTAACATTATTATTTTCCTaacttatttacaactttttttatatataaattaactCTACAaccttttttatataaattaactcctatataagagagaaaattacaactgatgtcaagagggctcgaactcggtaTTTCATGCAATAATGCCTAAgttccttgccgctaggacaaaggctctggacaacttatttacaacttatacctaCCATTTAcctatcttttattttttctctctcatactttacctattttgtcttattctctcttactttatttattttttattaaaactcatatTAGAGTGTGACTTGGTCATGTTCATGCGTACTAGCAAGTGCAAATATGGGGTGGAAATTAAGAATGACACATGGCTACGAATTACGCATGTATAAAAACCCGTATTAGAGTGTGACTTGGTCATGTTCATGCGTACTAGCAAGTGCAAATATGGGGTGGAAATTAAGAATGACACATGGCTACGAATTACGCATGTATAAGTATGTTACCCATGAGACTATTTTTAATGGATAAAGAAAGTACTTGATAAAATGTTGAATTGCGCATGTATAAGTATGTTACCCATGAGACTATTTTTAATGGATAAAGAAAGTACttgataaaatatcaatatggAGTACTTATTTGATTGAAGATATTTGTGGTAACAATAAAAACCCTTTCATTTAGTtcatcccctaaaaatagaaattgtttATTTAAGATAAGTTATTCTCTCTAATGAGAATGGATAAAGAAAGTACTTGATAAAATATCGAATTGCGCATGTATAAGTATGTTACCCATGAGACTATTTTTAATGGATAAAGAAAGTACttgataaaatatcaatatggAGTACTTATTTGATTGAAGATATTTGTGGTAACAATAAAAACCCTTTCATTTAGTtcatcccctaaaaatagaaattgtttATTTAAGATAAGTtattctctctaatgagatcGAACTCATTTTTCACTAGCATACTTTCTTTTcaattctcttttattttcttaattttacattaaattttcttaattttacattaaaatccatgttaTTTTAAAGTTCATATATTTAGAGAATGGAAGGagcatttatttaattatataatttctaAGATGtccttgaaattttgaaatataaaatataaaataaaactccACCGTTGATTTGCTGCAAATAAAATCTACGTACCAATACTTTATCAGTTGATAAAATTGCATTTGGTTTTACCGATTTAAAACGATCCAATATATAAACAGTTTTAAATGCCAAACCGGACCAGACAAAAAGCCGGGTCATGGCTGAACTGATCAGACTGGCCGGTTCAGTCCGATTTTTTAAACAATGCACATTTTTTtaaccaaaaaaaatgaaaaacaaagaCCAAAATGTAGAAGACCCAAAATACCATAGTGAAGACAAAAAGCTAAATTAAGCCCGGTAAAGGGGCAAACACTAACTTGGAAACTCAATTAAATTACCGTTAGAAAAACATAAGCCGCCATAAATTAGAAAACCAACTTCCTACCTAGTGAACTAGTACAATAGTTATGCTGGTATTCTAACAATTATaagagaaaaatgaaaatttggaACCCAAGTCAGATGCCATCATTACCACACAAGTAGTGAAATTTGGGGATATCAGATATGGCGAAGGCATGAGCAACCAGTCATATTACTGATGAATGGAAAGCCTCCCAGCTTCTGTGATCTATACCGGTCTGATTCTATTGAGTTGCGTAGTTCTCTGATCCAAGGTAGATATCATTTGGGGCATCGACATGCCACCAGATACCACGATTTCTGCATAAAGAAAACGAACGTATCCTCAAATCTTTATTATGTATACAAAAGTTACTAGAGAAAAAGAGACACCAAGAAAAGCTTTCACAGCtaaagataaagagaataaCAAGTCAGGAACGACCTCAGAGAAGGGAAGAAGACATGCATAATCAAACATTCAAAGATTTGGAAAAAAACAATGTAACCCTGCCCTAAACCTTCTTCTCCTAACAAAATATTTTCCGACACTTTCAgatttttatcttttctttttttaatctttcTGCCAACTACAGAACTACCTCGTTATGATACCAAAATAGTTGCGAACATATCTTACCAATTCCTTCTCTTACAGACAAATTCGGTCTAATAATATCTTTAGCATTGACCAGGAATATATCACCAATGTAAAGATGGTTCGTTGGGACATACACGCAGTAGAGCTCTTCATCTCCTGAATAACTCTGGCATGAGAAGAAAAATTATACTAGTCAAAtaagataattaaaatatatatagaagTAAAATCAGCCTTCATTTGCAAATACATCAACACATCGGAGTGTCATGCTCTAATTATTAACATTGATCACGATATCCCACTATATTGAGCTTGTGtgttataatattttaatagagATACATAGTTGCTTTCAAACTAGGCTAGATGTCCAAGCTTGAATAGTTAACCACGACAATCAAACAAATAGCTGCAGATGCAGATTATTGTACAGACTTATCAAGTCATCTGCATCTTTTGTTCAAGGTTTATAGTGTATCTGATACCGACCAACCTCATCCTTGGAAGGGTGGGAAGGTTTACTATCAAGGAAGCCGAAGAGTGATTGACTAGAGTGGTTTGGACGTTAGATCAGCTTGTTAATGGAAGACATTGGATTGTGTTGCAGACCTTGATGAAGATGGGATAAAAGCTTTCGACGTTAGAAGCAGCCATGATTGTCAATCACCAATGGTGGGACGTTCGAGCAGCCGCAACAAAGGAGATAAGGTGCTGGGCGTGTAATGATGTGCACTTAATAATCCTTTGATGTTAGAGAAGGGTTTTTATCATTTCAAGTTTTAGTAGTAATACTTTTCAATTGCAGCAATCGACACATCTCATACACAAGTAACACAACCAAAACAATATTTATCTTCACCGAATTTCCCTCTAACAGTATCAAGAGTATCAGGAAGGTGGAGCAAAAGGTATATATATTAGGAAGGTTCTCAACTTTACGAACATGCATCAAAAGTTTGACAAGATAAAGACTCTGGGTTATGCACTTACTATGTGCAGGTGGAAAACTACCTAGCCATGATTTTGAAAACATCTCTTTTCATCAATTAATTATCAAAGAGACCATAATGCAATGCAATATTACAGTTCCAGTTCCACAGCCTAGGTAGATCCAGTGtgcaaaagaaaataataagCTAAGAGATGACAGACTTGGCAAACCTGGAGTGTGAGAGATGAAGTGATGAACCCAAATGCATATTCACCAATACGTGGATGCCTTAttatagccacttctttgaacGCCCGTGTGTTCTGATCTGCAAAAGTAATTGTCTAACAAACTCAGAATCCATACCTGGCAAAAACTCTGTTCAAGGGCCTAAAACATGAAAAAACAAGTGCACCTGGAGATATGGCAGCACTAATTTGCTTCGAGGCATTGTAAATATGACGAATGAAGGGCATGCGCTTAATAAACCACTCCCCAAGGCTCAAAACAGAAGCCCCCAACCATGATGACATAAATACTCCAACcaagaaaataaaagtaatgGAGGTCACAAATCCCAAACCTAAACCAACAGTATATACAGTGTTAGTTGCCGTAAAAATTATCCAAAAGGAACATTTAAATGTAGGATTTAACTAGCAAAGATAATTCAATGAAATTAACCATACTTCCAAGAACTTAAAATATCCACATGTAAAAAAAATCCATTATATGAAACAGAGATTTAATTTGTACTTCTTTTGAATTATAGAATTTTTAGTTCGAtacttgttttcatttttttcccacAGAAgacaatattaatatattatgatTTATGATATCATTCTATTTCTTAATGGATAGTATGCACAATTTTTTAAGGTATATAATAATTCACTCACTACCTACTTGAGTACATTAAGTGAAAGTTAGCATGCTTACCAAATATATCAATTCCAAGTTGAGCATAAATAGGAGAGAAAAATCCATCCACGAAATGTATGAACCACCATGTTACATAGAAAGTAATAGCTATTGGTAGAAGGATAACACTGCAAAATGACAAAGCAGGTGCATATCAACATGTGAGCAGATGAGCAACAATTCGTTTCAGGAGCAAAAGTAGAACAAAACtaacatttttcaaaatctgAGGCAATACAAACTTAAAAAGTTACAAACAAGAAACAGTAGTTTTCTCATGGAGTGGATTATTTCAAAAGTTAAAATAACACATTCTTTATTCAAAGACAGGATAGCTTAAAAACATCAATTCAAGCTTGATGTTTGAAAGATTCATGAGAGAAACCTTGCTTAGATTAAGCATAAAAGATATTTGTTGTGTTTCTCCCAACCAACAACAAACCACAAGAAATGCCTACAGCTTTATGTATATATAGCACCCCGGCATGTTGATAACTTTGCCAACATATTTGAAGTTTTGAACAGGTCTAATGAACAGTAAACCTTGGTGAAAGTATTCTGTTAGGGATAGATTATTACATCGTgcatatttatttgttgaggACTGATATATCAATCCTGCTTCCTCTGTAACATTGCAGAAGTGGTGTGTATCTCAAAGAatattaaatattgaaaaacaGTCATAACAGTATAACACAGTTCAAAATCTGGCTTCATATCTGGAATCTTATGGGAATCCTACAACCAAGTATCGCTGATCTATCTTGTTCTTTTAAATTTCGTAGCTCGAAAGCATTAAAATGTGTAATAGACTCTTATAGGACTGTATATaataaataagtttatttttAAAGAAAGCCTCTTCTAACACAACTTAATACATTAAGAATGAGGCCAGTCAAGCCCTTCCACAAAAGCACTAAACTCTCTATAAAGCATGCAAGTTGCAAATATTTTGTGACGTACCAGGCAAAAATCCAAAAGCTACTAACTAGCTAGATCACGCATGGAAAGAGATTGTACAAGCCTTTCCTCAAAACCATTGAACTTTCTGAAGGCATGCAAATAATTTGTTATATACCAAAAATCCCTGAGTGAGGTATCAGCCCAATATTTATTGGCAACT
This region includes:
- the LOC121744928 gene encoding protein LIKE COV 1-like isoform X1, which encodes MGDEKSLCDMGGGRDRDRELLIPVADSVDRRLDDDGPSSASASSSHHHSGRETFYKVVRSWASKKFMTGCVILLPIAITFYVTWWFIHFVDGFFSPIYAQLGIDIFGLGFVTSITFIFLVGVFMSSWLGASVLSLGEWFIKRMPFIRHIYNASKQISAAISPDQNTRAFKEVAIIRHPRIGEYAFGFITSSLTLQSYSGDEELYCVYVPTNHLYIGDIFLVNAKDIIRPNLSVREGIEIVVSGGMSMPQMISTLDQRTTQLNRIRPV
- the LOC121744928 gene encoding protein CONTINUOUS VASCULAR RING 1-like isoform X2 → MGDEKSLCDMGGGRDRDRELLIPVADSVDRRLDDDGPSSASASSSHHHSGRETFYKVVRSWASKKFMTGCVILLPIAITFYVTWWFIHFVDGFFSPIYAQLGIDIFGLGFVTSITFIFLVGVFMSSWLGASVLSLGEWFIKRMPFIRHIYNASKQISAAISPDQNTRAFKEVAIIRHPRIGEYAFGFITSSLTLQSYSGDEELYCVNRGIWWHVDAPNDIYLGSENYATQ